Proteins encoded by one window of Streptobacillus canis:
- a CDS encoding bifunctional 2-keto-4-hydroxyglutarate aldolase/2-keto-3-deoxy-6-phosphogluconate aldolase, protein MKENVLKSLKKEKLVAVIRGRNDEDAYQIAKKVIEGGIKIIELTFSTPYVENTIERLSKEYKDSDVIVGAGTVLDDITARIAIMKGAKFIVSPHLDTDISKVCNRYQVSYLPGCATITEIVKALESGVELVKLFPGDLLGPNFIKNVKGPIPYAEMMPSGGVSIDNMDKWLKAGAFALGIGSALTKEISIKGYDSVREETEKFYKKYQEIIDILKN, encoded by the coding sequence ATGAAAGAAAATGTATTAAAGAGTTTAAAAAAAGAGAAATTAGTTGCTGTTATAAGAGGAAGAAACGATGAAGATGCTTATCAAATAGCAAAGAAAGTTATAGAAGGTGGAATAAAAATAATAGAATTAACATTCTCGACACCTTATGTAGAAAATACTATTGAAAGATTATCTAAAGAATATAAGGATAGTGATGTAATAGTAGGAGCAGGAACAGTTTTAGATGATATTACTGCAAGAATAGCAATAATGAAAGGTGCAAAATTTATAGTTTCCCCACATTTAGATACAGATATATCTAAAGTATGTAATAGGTATCAAGTATCTTATTTACCGGGTTGTGCAACTATTACAGAAATTGTAAAAGCACTTGAAAGTGGTGTAGAATTAGTGAAATTATTCCCTGGAGATCTTTTAGGACCTAATTTCATAAAAAATGTAAAAGGCCCTATACCATATGCTGAAATGATGCCATCTGGAGGAGTAAGCATAGATAATATGGATAAATGGTTAAAAGCTGGAGCTTTTGCTTTAGGGATAGGAAGTGCTCTAACTAAGGAAATATCAATAAAAGGATATGATAGTGTTAGAGAAGAAACAGAAAAATTTTATAA